A genomic stretch from Leishmania donovani BPK282A1 complete genome, chromosome 36 includes:
- a CDS encoding sec14, cytosolic factor → MAATHLTFDDAKVGMRVQDYWGCCGTLRWMGKLEKDNSPNKETGKFFGIEYDDESDNPLRSNGTWNGRKYFECGPRKGRLVKVGQVYAEINTERVAMLRERFGERVATWHDFELVKFCIARQFDMEKVYEMLERHLQWRGRFQPCVDEYFPQTIREDYPCGYTGTTDYDENLIYCERPGNAGHCQPSEFVRKYTLPVIARWHACAIEMGIARMRATNYRSKRVCCIVDLLNVKAMSRSMIGFAQTLATVEQDNYPENLGCVFIVNCPMFFCFAWKLLKIFIDERTNKKINFCAPNKAVEAMLPVMRKEDIPNFCGGTSNKWMETANGIIGSTNPKKVYRGEDYSPPSMKSEELNETQSRADSESPHRSLREGEAPTTTRFIAPDAVSLSFTPTSSSKSPEEPKMTSEAQSSSDTASGKKRKNGLPK, encoded by the coding sequence ATGGCGGCAACTCATCTTACCTTTGATGATGCGAAGGTGGGCATGCGCGTCCAGGATTActggggctgctgcggcacgctACGTTGGATGGGGAAGCTCGAGAAGGACAATTCGCCTAACAAGGAAACAGGCAAGTTCTTCGGTATCGAGTACGACGACGAGAGTGACAATCCGCTGCGCAGCAATGGCACGTGGAACGGCCGCAAGTACTTTGAGTGCGGGCCGCGTAAGGGCCGTCTTGTGAAGGTAGGCCAAGTTTACGCCGAGATCAACACCGAGCGGGTGGCGATGCTACGGGAGCGCTTTGGGGAGCGCGTCGCGACGTGGCACGACTTTGAGCTGGTGAAGTTCTGCATTGCGCGACAGTTCGATATGGAAAAGGTCTATGAGATGCTGGAGAGGCACCTGCAGTGGCGCGGGAGATTCCAGCCGTGCGTCGACGAGTACTTCCCTCAGACGATTCGTGAGGATTACCCGTGCGGCTACACAGGCACTACCGATTACGACGAGAACCTCATTTACTGCGAACGCCCCGGCAATGCTGGCCACTGCCAACCGTCCGAGTTTGTGCGCAAGTACACGCTACCGGTAATTGCGCGGTGGCACGCGTGCGCTATCGAGATGGGCAttgcgcgcatgcgcgccacGAACTACCGCTCCAAGCGAGTGTGCTGCATTGTGGATCTGTTGAACGTAAAAGCCATGTCGCGTTCGATGATCGGCTTTGCGCAGACGCTGGCGACGGTGGAGCAGGACAACTACCCTGAGAACCTAGGGTGCGTCTTTATAGTGAACTGCCCCATGTTTTTCTGCTTTGCCTGGAAGCTGCTGAAGATCTTCATCGACGAACGCACCAATAAAAAGATTAATTTCTGCGCTCCAAACAAGGCGGTGGAAGCGATGCTGCCGGTGATGCGGAAGGAGGACATACCGAACTTCTGCGGCGGGACCAGCAACAAGTGGATGGAAACGGCCAACGGCATCATCGGCTCGACAAACCCGAAAAAGGTCTACAGGGGCGAGGACTACAGCCCGCCCAGCATGAAGAGCGAAGAGCTGAATGAGACGCAGTCGCGAGCCGATAGTGAGAGCCCCCACAGGAGCCTCCGCGAAGGTGAGGCACCGACGACCACGCGCTTCATCGCGCCCGACGCGGTGTCCTTGAGCTTCACGCCCACCAGTAGCTCCAAATCGCCTGAGGAGCCCAAGATGACGTCTGaggcgcagagcagcagcgacacggcaAGCGGCAAGAAGCGAAAGAACGGTTTGCCGAAGTGA
- a CDS encoding ubiquitin/ribosomal protein S27a, putative, translating to MQIFVKNAAGRSVAVRVSAEDTVASLKAQANVTQGNLFFAGMCLAEEETLAAYGLSKESTVDVVIPVEGGKGKKKKKRIFTKPKKPTHRHKLEKMRALKYFKVTENDDGSYKVERTRQDCPHPQCGAGVYMAQHKDRQYCGKCHLTYKAESK from the coding sequence aTGCAGATCTTCGTCAAGAACGCCGCCGGCCGCTCGgtggctgtgcgcgtgtccgcCGAGGACACCGTCGCCTCCCTCAAGGCACAGGCCAACGTGACGCAGGGCAACCTCTTCTTCGCGGGCATGTGcctcgccgaggaggagacgctcGCCGCTTACGGTCTGTCCAAGGAGTCCACCGTCGACGTTGTCATCCCGGTGGAGGGTGGTAAGGGcaagaagaagaagaagcgcatcTTCACGAAGCCGAAGAAGCCGACGCACCGCCACAAGCTGGAGAAGATGCGCGCGCTCAAGTACTTCAAGGTGACAGAGAACGACGACGGCTCCTACAAGGTGGAGCGCACGCGCCAGGACTGCCCGCACCCCCAGTGCGGTGCCGGCGTGTACATGGCCCAGCACAAGGACCGTCAGTACTGCGGCAAGTGCCACTTGACCTACAAGGCGGAGAGCAAGTAA
- a CDS encoding DNAJ protein-like protein, with the protein MTTFNQNSTSGKTSVLDDLFSSVNVSAPASTAGASAPPMCFSSSASATQNATPTAAADAASSVLNDLFSTPDVASSEKSDKYGSVGEAHAMIYVDGSSGSAEDGVTNLFDLSKPVKKDKYNNAESFLEAFERQGKKSGSGGGRHDERKTLADLTRNKDDNKVRARLLPLMNYYDVLGVAPTASEEEIKRSYKKKALQLHPDRAGRDQTQEEAELFKVITKANEVLSDAEQRRMYDASLASGAGQPAMAPSAADWWSHMQS; encoded by the coding sequence ATGACGACGTTCAATCAAAACAGCACCAGCGGTAAAACCTCCGTGCTGGACGACTTGTTCAGCAGCGTCAACGTCAGCGCCCCTGCCAGTACCGCTGGCGCCAGTGCGCCACCCATGTGTTTctcgtcctccgcctcggccaCCCAGAATGCTACGCCaacagccgctgctgacgccgcTTCAAGCGTGCTGAATGACCTTTTCTCAACCCCAGATGTAGCATCGTCTGAAAAGAGCGACAAGTACGGCAGCGTGGGTGAGGCACACGCCATGATTTACGtggacggcagcagcggcagcgcagaggATGGCGTTACCAACCTGTTTGACCTTTCGAAGCCAGTGAAGAAAGACAAGTACAACAATGCGGAGAGTTTCCTTGAGGCCTTTGAACGGCAAGGCAAAaagagcggcagtggcggcggccgccatgACGAGCGCAAAACACTCGCCGACCTGACGCGCAACAAGGACGACAATAAAGTTCGAGCTCGCTTGCTGCCCCTCATGAATTACTACGATGTGCTCGGGGTCGCCCCAACGGCGTCTGAGGAGGAGATCAAGCGCAGCTACAAGAAgaaagcgctgcagctgcaccctGACCGCGCCGGTCGCGATCagacgcaggaggaggcagaaCTGTTCAAGGTAATCACCAAAGCCAATGAGGTGCTTTCAgacgcggagcagcgccgcatgtACGACGCAAGTCTTGCCAGTGGTGCAGGGCAGCCAGCTATGGCCCCGTCAGCGGCAGACTGGTGGAGTCACATGCAGAGCTGA
- a CDS encoding ribonuclease H, putative: protein MTDTPSTLSARPSTRPSGAKRPRESLIEFRVKDIMESLGVSEDYLVLGIGEAGRGSVIGPIFYTGAVISLGEHDDLVQLCHVADSKTLDERRRLASLQQLHLLKTFRSFTVCVSPEEFSKTITGRSGRNLNTLSHETAIQIISEATLASAGKLCAAYVGTAGPPATYQEGLAGRFPHLRVTVAKKADSQFPIVSAASIVAKTTRDTAIEALGENIGSSCPSDPRTMERLRSHVHRFFVFPHAYDFVRHSREPVVQLANGPAVCVPVAFEQVLEKARQQGRGGDSRQQKLSFAKPPRKRHKVYTHLLKLRYPTSLVE from the coding sequence ATGACGGATACGCCATCTACTCTCAGTGCGCGGCCGTCAACGAGACCCAGCGGCGCGAAGCGCCCGCGCGAGTCGCTAATCGAGTTCCGTGTGAAGGATATCATGGAGTCGCTTGGCGTGAGCGAGGATTACTTGGTATTGGGCATCGGCGAGGCAGGCCGAGGTTCCGTCATCGGCCCCATTTTCTACACCGGCGCTGTCATTTCGCTGGGTGAGCACGACGACCTTGTGCAGTTGTGTCACGTGGCAGACAGTAAAACGCTCGATGAGCGACGCCGACTCGCctccctgcagcagctgcacctgctcAAGACGTTCCGCTCTTTCactgtgtgcgtctctcccgAGGAATTCTCGAAGACCATAAcaggccgcagcggccgcaacTTGAATACGCTGAGCCACGAGACAGCCATTCAAATTATCTCCGAGGCAACGCTGGCCTCCGCTGGCAAGCTCTGCGCCGCGTACGTAGGCACTGCCGGTCCACCTGCGACGTACCAGGAAGGCCTGGCTGGCCGTTTTCCTCACCTGCGTGTAACCGTTGCAAAGAAGGCCGACTCGCAGTTCCCAATTGTGTCTGCGGCGTCTATCGTTGCCAAGACGACGCGAGACACCGCCATCGAGGCGCTCGGAGAGAACATAGGCAGCAGTTGCCCTAGTGATCCTCGCACgatggagcggctgcggtcGCACGTGCATcgctttttcgttttcccaCACGCCTACGACTTTGTGCGGCACTCGCGGGAGCCTGTCGTACAGCTTGCCAACGGCCCGgcggtgtgcgtgcccgTGGCGTTCGAACAGGTTCTAGAGAAGGCGAGACAGCaagggcgcggcggcgacagccgGCAGCAGAAGCTCAGCTTCGCGAAGCCCCCACGGAAGCGGCACAAGGTGTACACTCACTTGCTGAAACTCAGATACCCAACCAGCTTGGTGGAGTAG